A stretch of Sulfurimonas xiamenensis DNA encodes these proteins:
- a CDS encoding DJ-1 family glyoxalase III, which produces MNRVLVPLADGFEEIEAINIIDVLRRGGIEVLVASLGEKGSVRGAHNVTVLSDMSINDVVVENLDMIVLPGGWDGTVALRDDANVQRILKEMDKKGKSIGAICAAPLVLESAGVLKHNYTCYPTIEKQIREDGFSDKNMVVEDANVLTSRGPATAICFGLQIVKKLQGEKKYSEVKSALLAEYCD; this is translated from the coding sequence ATGAACAGAGTTTTAGTGCCGTTGGCAGATGGATTTGAAGAGATAGAAGCGATAAATATCATAGATGTTTTAAGAAGAGGCGGTATTGAGGTTTTGGTTGCTTCTTTGGGTGAGAAGGGTTCAGTTAGAGGTGCTCATAATGTTACAGTTTTGTCTGATATGTCCATAAATGATGTAGTCGTAGAGAATCTTGATATGATAGTGCTGCCTGGCGGCTGGGACGGAACAGTTGCTCTGCGTGATGATGCAAATGTACAACGAATTCTTAAAGAGATGGATAAAAAAGGCAAAAGCATAGGAGCAATCTGTGCAGCACCTCTTGTGCTTGAGAGTGCAGGGGTATTAAAACATAATTACACATGTTATCCGACTATTGAGAAGCAGATAAGAGAGGATGGATTTAGCGATAAAAACATGGTTGTGGAAGATGCTAATGTTTTGACATCGCGCGGACCTGCAACGGCTATCTGTTTTGGATTGCAAATCGTTAAAAAACTTCAAGGCGAGAAAAAGTACAGTGAGGTAAAATCTGCTCTTTTGGCCGAGTACTGTGATTAA
- the murJ gene encoding murein biosynthesis integral membrane protein MurJ: protein MFKSIFTNSFGILFSRVLGFLRDLLTASVLGANIYSDIFFIAFKLPNLFRRIFAEGAFTQVFIPAYAKSKHRAVFLAHIFSIFLSIIVILTLFVNILPSIATKAIAIGFDKEMIDLASPFVAINFWYLPLIFMVTFLSTLLQYKQHFATTAFSTALLNISLILALYFSQDKSQNEIVYYLSYGVVIGGLLQLFSHMIAIYNLGLFRLVCGGFSYLKVKFKKITQETKKFQKQFLPAIWGNSTAQISAFLDTWLASFLASGAISYLYYSNRIFQLPLALFAIATSIALFPTIAKYIKNKDEIKAKVFMQKAFWFLAFLLSASTIGGFILSQEIIWLLFERGAFTNSDTLNTAAVLQMYMIGLLPFGLQKLFLLWIYANEQQMQAAKIATASLSANILFSLFFIMPLGAAGLALASTISGFVGFYLTIKAFGVKNFFDILLCKKAIYLIIGSILFTILLIILKDLISVYI, encoded by the coding sequence ATGTTTAAATCAATTTTCACCAATAGTTTTGGAATTTTATTTTCAAGAGTTTTAGGATTTTTAAGAGATCTTTTAACCGCATCTGTTCTTGGCGCAAATATATACAGTGATATATTTTTTATTGCATTTAAACTCCCAAATCTTTTTCGCCGTATCTTTGCAGAAGGTGCTTTTACACAAGTTTTTATCCCTGCATATGCAAAATCAAAACATAGAGCTGTTTTTTTGGCGCATATATTTAGTATATTTTTGTCCATTATAGTAATATTGACACTCTTTGTAAATATTTTGCCCTCTATCGCTACAAAAGCAATAGCAATCGGTTTTGACAAAGAGATGATAGATCTTGCTTCACCTTTTGTAGCAATCAACTTCTGGTATCTGCCGCTTATCTTTATGGTAACTTTTTTAAGCACTCTTTTACAATATAAACAACATTTTGCCACTACAGCTTTTTCAACTGCTTTGCTCAATATTTCACTTATTTTAGCACTCTATTTTTCGCAGGACAAAAGCCAAAATGAGATAGTCTACTATCTAAGTTACGGGGTAGTTATCGGTGGTCTTTTACAACTTTTTTCACATATGATCGCCATCTATAACCTTGGGCTTTTTAGGCTTGTTTGCGGCGGATTTAGCTATTTAAAAGTAAAATTCAAAAAAATAACACAAGAGACAAAAAAATTTCAAAAACAGTTTTTACCTGCTATTTGGGGAAATTCAACCGCGCAGATAAGCGCATTTTTAGATACATGGCTTGCCTCATTTTTAGCAAGCGGAGCAATCAGTTATCTCTACTACTCCAACCGTATTTTTCAACTGCCTCTTGCTTTGTTTGCAATTGCCACATCCATCGCTCTTTTCCCAACTATTGCAAAATATATTAAAAACAAAGATGAGATAAAAGCCAAAGTGTTTATGCAAAAAGCTTTCTGGTTTTTGGCTTTTTTACTTAGTGCCAGCACTATCGGCGGATTTATACTCTCGCAAGAGATTATCTGGCTTCTGTTTGAGAGAGGTGCCTTTACTAACAGTGATACTCTTAATACAGCGGCGGTACTGCAGATGTATATGATAGGTCTTTTGCCTTTTGGTCTTCAAAAACTCTTTTTGCTTTGGATATATGCAAATGAGCAGCAGATGCAAGCCGCAAAGATTGCTACTGCATCTCTAAGTGCAAATATTCTTTTCTCTTTGTTTTTTATCATGCCTCTCGGAGCAGCAGGTTTGGCGTTAGCTAGTACTATTAGCGGATTTGTCGGGTTTTACTTAACTATAAAAGCATTTGGAGTAAAAAACTTTTTCGATATACTTCTATGCAAAAAAGCCATCTATCTTATAATTGGTTCAATTTTATTTACTATTTTACTTATAATTTTGAAGGATTTAATCAGTGTATATATATGA
- a CDS encoding D-alanine--D-alanine ligase → MKLTILFGGASFEHEISIVSAITLKQKLSNFDLSFIFCDQDHTFYLIEAAKMKAVTFSKGEYKKMPKLLIANGGFVQKGIFSSTMHNATVLNLIHGADGEDGTIAALLDFFSIKYIGPRIDASVFSYDKRYTKWLCKARGVKSVAHEELNIKEHKNINIEYPIIVKPARLGSSIGVSIVKEESELDYALDSAFEFDGNVIVEPFLEGVKEYNLAGFMANEEIHFSIIEEPQKEMFLDFEKKYMDFSRSEQVLQAEISKELESKLKDNFEKIYKDLFEGALIRCDFFVVEGEVYLNEINPIPGSMANYLFDNFENSLAMLLSSLPNVKKAKIGYEYIHSISKAKGK, encoded by the coding sequence TTGAAATTAACTATTTTATTCGGCGGGGCAAGTTTTGAGCATGAAATCAGTATAGTAAGCGCTATTACATTAAAACAAAAACTTTCAAATTTTGATTTAAGTTTTATTTTTTGTGATCAGGACCATACATTTTATCTTATTGAAGCAGCAAAAATGAAAGCTGTTACTTTCTCAAAAGGTGAGTACAAAAAAATGCCTAAGCTCTTAATTGCTAACGGCGGATTTGTTCAAAAAGGAATTTTTAGTTCAACCATGCATAATGCCACTGTTTTAAACCTTATACACGGTGCAGATGGAGAAGATGGCACTATAGCTGCACTTTTGGATTTTTTCTCCATAAAATATATCGGGCCTCGCATCGATGCAAGTGTTTTTTCGTACGATAAAAGATATACAAAATGGCTCTGTAAAGCCAGAGGCGTAAAAAGTGTTGCACATGAAGAGTTAAATATAAAAGAGCATAAAAATATAAATATTGAGTATCCTATAATTGTAAAACCGGCTAGACTTGGAAGCTCAATCGGAGTCAGTATAGTCAAAGAGGAGAGTGAGCTTGATTATGCGTTAGACAGTGCATTTGAATTTGATGGCAATGTTATAGTCGAACCATTTTTAGAAGGTGTCAAAGAGTATAATTTAGCAGGTTTTATGGCAAATGAAGAGATACATTTTTCTATAATCGAAGAACCTCAAAAAGAGATGTTTTTAGATTTTGAAAAGAAATATATGGATTTTTCAAGAAGTGAACAGGTTTTGCAAGCAGAGATATCAAAAGAGTTGGAATCAAAACTAAAAGATAATTTTGAAAAAATCTATAAAGATTTATTTGAAGGCGCACTTATTAGATGTGACTTTTTTGTTGTTGAAGGCGAAGTCTATTTAAATGAGATAAACCCTATACCGGGTTCTATGGCAAACTATCTTTTTGATAATTTTGAAAACTCTTTGGCAATGCTTTTAAGTTCGCTTCCAAATGTTAAAAAAGCAAAGATAGGGTATGAATATATTCACTCAATTTCTAAAGCAAAAGGGAAATAA
- the cysS gene encoding cysteine--tRNA ligase — translation MYIYDSVQKTKRKFIPQRDAKVTLYVCGPTVYDDAHLGHAKSALVFDLLTRVLKANGYDVTYARNITDIDDKIIKKSIEQHKSIKEITDFYTQAYHEEMSKLGVMRPNIEPKATESLEAMFELIQKLIDNNHAYKTEDGDVYFDTSSDSEYLKLSHRIQDEDEKMQRVESSSQKKHSADFALWKSVRDDSISFDSPFGKGRPGWHIECSAMIEKHLAQKDVKYAVDIHGGGADLLFPHHENEAAQTRCATNHVLANYWMHNGFVNIEGEKMSKSLGNSFFLKDALKVYDGEVLRFYLLSTHYRSNFNFNEEDLSASKKRLDKIYRLKKRLFGLSHNSERTAFQDSLLKALNDDLNISASLALIDEMISHANEVLDTAGKHKEFKKETLSNLAYIEKVLGFGVKNPYEYFQLGVDEETKVKINALISKRDEAKKAKDFATSDKLRDEILAYGVNLMDTPQGTFWEKI, via the coding sequence GTGTATATATATGATTCTGTACAAAAAACCAAAAGAAAATTTATTCCACAAAGAGATGCTAAAGTAACTCTTTATGTATGCGGTCCGACTGTATATGATGATGCTCATTTAGGTCATGCAAAAAGTGCTTTGGTTTTTGACCTGCTTACAAGAGTCTTAAAAGCCAACGGCTATGATGTTACTTATGCCAGAAATATAACAGATATAGATGATAAAATCATTAAAAAATCTATTGAGCAGCATAAAAGCATAAAAGAGATAACAGACTTTTACACACAAGCTTATCATGAAGAGATGAGTAAACTTGGTGTTATGCGTCCAAATATTGAACCAAAAGCAACCGAGTCGCTTGAAGCAATGTTTGAACTTATACAAAAACTTATTGATAATAATCACGCCTATAAAACAGAGGATGGTGATGTATATTTTGATACTTCAAGTGACAGTGAGTATCTAAAACTTTCACATAGAATCCAGGATGAGGATGAGAAGATGCAGCGTGTCGAGAGCTCATCTCAAAAAAAACACAGCGCCGATTTTGCCCTATGGAAAAGCGTACGCGATGATAGTATATCATTTGATTCTCCTTTTGGCAAAGGCCGCCCCGGATGGCATATAGAGTGTTCAGCAATGATAGAAAAGCACCTGGCGCAAAAAGATGTAAAATATGCAGTAGATATTCACGGCGGCGGAGCGGATCTGCTCTTTCCGCATCATGAAAACGAAGCGGCTCAAACTAGGTGTGCTACAAATCATGTTTTAGCTAACTACTGGATGCACAACGGTTTTGTAAATATTGAGGGTGAAAAGATGTCAAAGAGTTTAGGAAATAGTTTTTTCTTAAAAGATGCTCTTAAAGTCTATGACGGAGAGGTCTTAAGATTTTATCTCTTAAGTACACACTACAGAAGCAACTTTAACTTTAATGAAGAGGATTTGAGTGCTTCGAAAAAGAGATTGGATAAAATTTACAGACTTAAAAAGCGTCTCTTTGGTTTGAGCCACAACAGTGAAAGAACAGCTTTTCAAGATTCGTTGCTAAAAGCACTAAATGATGATTTAAATATATCTGCTTCACTTGCACTTATAGATGAGATGATTTCGCATGCAAATGAAGTACTCGACACTGCAGGAAAACATAAAGAGTTTAAAAAAGAGACTCTCTCAAATTTAGCCTATATTGAAAAAGTTTTGGGATTTGGAGTTAAAAATCCTTATGAATATTTTCAATTAGGCGTCGATGAAGAGACAAAAGTAAAAATCAATGCACTTATATCCAAAAGAGATGAAGCAAAAAAAGCAAAAGATTTTGCAACTTCAGATAAACTCCGCGATGAGATACTCGCTTATGGAGTAAATCTAATGGATACTCCGCAAGGAACTTTTTGGGAAAAAATATAG
- a CDS encoding UbiA prenyltransferase family protein — MSDIFKLFRVHQYIKNLFIFMPLLFSFSFSNIDDNINTLLAFLLFCVLTSSVYIFNDLLDIKEDRAHPTKKNRPLANGSVSKRSAVLLILLLCSSSLLLSFFLNSTLFLVLLIYFILNIFYSIKLKHIAVLDIFIIATGFVLRLFAGWAVTDIELSMWIILMTFLLALFLALAKRRDDVLLSLEGQETRKNIDGYNLEFVNASMVLMAGVVIMSYILYTISPEVTKRLDSNYLYLTSFFVILGVIRYMQITFVEENSGNPTKIVIEDKFLKLTILSWLICFIGIVKLI; from the coding sequence TTGAGTGACATTTTCAAGCTCTTTAGAGTTCATCAATATATAAAAAATCTCTTTATTTTTATGCCGCTTCTGTTTTCGTTCTCATTTTCAAATATAGATGATAATATTAACACTCTTTTGGCTTTTTTACTCTTTTGTGTTTTAACAAGCAGTGTTTATATTTTTAATGATCTTTTAGATATTAAAGAAGACAGAGCGCACCCAACTAAAAAAAATCGTCCTCTTGCAAATGGAAGTGTTTCAAAAAGGAGTGCCGTTTTACTTATTTTACTGCTCTGTTCATCTTCCCTTCTTCTATCTTTTTTCTTAAACAGCACTCTTTTTCTTGTTTTGCTTATCTACTTTATTTTAAATATTTTTTACTCTATTAAACTAAAACATATTGCCGTTTTGGATATATTTATCATCGCTACAGGTTTTGTTTTACGACTTTTTGCAGGATGGGCTGTAACAGATATAGAACTCTCTATGTGGATAATTCTTATGACATTTCTTTTGGCACTTTTTTTGGCTCTTGCAAAAAGAAGAGATGACGTTCTCCTCTCATTAGAAGGTCAAGAAACACGCAAAAACATTGACGGTTACAACCTTGAGTTTGTAAACGCATCTATGGTTTTAATGGCGGGCGTTGTAATTATGAGCTATATTTTATACACTATTTCACCCGAAGTTACAAAAAGACTCGACTCAAACTATCTTTATCTTACTTCTTTTTTTGTAATCCTTGGAGTTATCCGCTATATGCAGATAACTTTTGTAGAAGAAAATAGCGGCAATCCTACAAAAATAGTCATTGAAGATAAATTTTTAAAACTAACTATTCTTTCTTGGCTTATCTGTTTTATAGGAATTGTAAAACTAATATGA
- a CDS encoding alpha/beta fold hydrolase, producing MAIKSIQFHQHTLDISYEVVNPKATVDLIILHGWGSNKNLMKKAFSSYMESFRHIYIDLPGFGNSTCNMPLETKDYARVVELLMIHLNASKDIVLGHSFGGKVALLLNPEVLVLVASAGIYRSKSIKVRTKIALFKLLKLLGLTKFRELFVAEDAKKLSEPMYQTFKNVVDEDFSKEFASYKGKALLCWGKEDSATPLSSALKINKLIKDSSLLTYEGDHYFFLNNAKDVSQNIEKTFLKTMEHK from the coding sequence ATGGCTATAAAGTCAATCCAGTTTCATCAACATACTTTGGATATAAGCTATGAGGTAGTAAATCCCAAAGCTACCGTTGATCTAATTATTCTGCATGGATGGGGCAGCAATAAAAACTTGATGAAAAAAGCATTTTCGTCCTATATGGAGAGTTTTCGTCATATCTATATAGATCTGCCCGGATTTGGCAACTCTACATGCAATATGCCTCTTGAGACAAAAGATTATGCAAGAGTAGTGGAACTTCTTATGATTCATTTAAATGCTTCTAAAGATATAGTTCTTGGTCACTCTTTTGGCGGCAAAGTTGCACTTTTGTTAAATCCTGAAGTACTTGTTTTAGTTGCAAGTGCTGGAATCTATAGGTCAAAATCTATAAAAGTAAGAACAAAAATTGCACTCTTTAAACTTCTCAAACTATTAGGATTGACAAAATTTAGAGAGTTGTTCGTAGCAGAGGATGCAAAAAAACTGAGTGAGCCAATGTATCAAACTTTTAAAAATGTGGTAGATGAAGATTTTTCTAAAGAGTTTGCTTCTTATAAAGGAAAAGCACTTTTGTGCTGGGGAAAAGAGGACAGTGCCACACCGCTTAGCAGTGCTTTGAAGATAAACAAACTTATAAAAGACTCCTCGCTTTTAACTTATGAGGGTGATCACTACTTCTTTTTAAATAACGCCAAAGATGTATCACAAAACATAGAAAAAACTTTTTTAAAAACAATGGAGCATAAATAA
- a CDS encoding Mur ligase family protein, which produces MQNYEIVISFITNVLFVTALGWYLITNLQWYDYKLSRVILKHHKPHWHLVYFFIPFLAYYAMAGYFSIFFFFAFLPALFIWHKNLDKKLVLTWRVKRFLILLLSFVFFQDLLCSVKSACETYGVFMPLALAYIASLGIEKFLFALFKKEAQKKLKRMEKLQVVCITGSYGKTSIKNFVSEILRKKYKVYATPRSVNTLGGIVKDINESLPDDTDIYVCEAGARERGDIYEITTFLEPQVVVVGKVGLAHIEYFKTLQNIIATKLEIMQSPRLECAFIHTSVTDEPHDKVTFFGDEIQDINSTLEGTDFELKVYDNILHLHTDILGSFQATNIAVAVHIAKTFDISDEQIVEAVKELKPVEHRLQMIKAGGKIILDDGYNGNIEGMLEAIRLCSLHKGRKVIVTPGLVESSDELNLKLIEAINSVFDIVIVTGSLNAELFDKNLKVKNKIMLADKSNLTEVLADQTKAGDIILFANDAPNFI; this is translated from the coding sequence ATGCAAAACTATGAAATAGTTATATCGTTTATTACAAATGTTCTATTTGTAACAGCCCTAGGATGGTACCTTATTACCAATCTTCAGTGGTATGATTACAAACTTTCACGGGTTATTTTAAAACATCATAAGCCTCACTGGCATCTTGTCTACTTTTTTATACCATTTTTGGCTTATTATGCTATGGCTGGGTATTTTAGTATTTTTTTCTTTTTTGCATTTTTGCCGGCTCTTTTTATCTGGCACAAAAATCTTGATAAAAAACTTGTTTTAACATGGAGGGTAAAAAGATTTTTAATTCTTTTGCTCTCTTTTGTCTTTTTTCAGGATCTTCTTTGCAGTGTAAAATCAGCATGCGAAACTTACGGTGTTTTTATGCCTCTTGCACTTGCTTATATCGCCAGTTTAGGCATAGAAAAGTTTCTTTTTGCACTATTTAAAAAAGAGGCGCAAAAAAAATTAAAAAGAATGGAAAAATTGCAAGTTGTCTGTATTACAGGAAGTTACGGTAAGACAAGTATAAAAAATTTTGTTTCTGAGATTTTAAGAAAAAAGTACAAAGTTTACGCAACGCCTAGAAGCGTAAATACTCTTGGGGGAATAGTTAAAGATATAAACGAATCACTGCCGGATGATACAGATATTTATGTTTGTGAAGCAGGAGCCAGAGAGAGAGGGGATATCTATGAGATAACAACTTTTTTAGAGCCTCAAGTGGTTGTTGTCGGAAAAGTAGGACTTGCACATATAGAGTATTTTAAAACTCTGCAAAATATTATTGCAACTAAACTCGAAATTATGCAGTCACCAAGACTTGAGTGCGCTTTTATCCACACCTCTGTAACAGATGAACCTCATGATAAAGTGACATTTTTCGGTGACGAGATACAAGATATAAACTCGACTTTAGAGGGAACTGATTTTGAATTGAAAGTATATGACAATATCCTTCATCTGCACACAGATATTTTAGGCTCATTTCAAGCAACCAATATTGCTGTTGCTGTTCATATAGCAAAAACATTCGATATAAGTGATGAGCAGATAGTAGAAGCTGTAAAAGAGCTCAAACCGGTTGAACACAGACTTCAAATGATAAAAGCAGGCGGCAAGATTATTCTTGATGACGGTTATAACGGTAATATAGAGGGAATGCTTGAAGCGATTCGCTTATGTTCGCTGCATAAAGGGAGAAAAGTAATCGTTACTCCGGGACTCGTAGAGAGCAGCGATGAACTTAATCTTAAGCTTATAGAGGCGATAAACAGTGTGTTTGATATTGTAATAGTAACCGGTTCACTAAACGCAGAACTCTTTGATAAAAACCTAAAAGTAAAAAACAAGATAATGTTAGCAGACAAATCAAATCTTACAGAAGTTTTGGCAGATCAGACAAAAGCCGGCGATATCATACTTTTTGCAAATGATGCACCCAATTTTATATAA
- the ruvA gene encoding Holliday junction branch migration protein RuvA gives MIVGLKGKIEHKEPSFVHVDVNGVVYEVFISLQTFSAIGNDEVKLYTSHIIREDAQLLYGFLEISEKKLFERLIKINGVGPKVAMAICSTYTPAQFAVVINNKDMNGVKKVPGIGPKSAGRILVELSGFDVELVSSQNEEVSQAFSQASEALESLGFKKDKISKALAKCSADDTASLVKEGLKLLQTI, from the coding sequence GTGATAGTAGGTTTAAAAGGAAAAATTGAGCATAAAGAGCCATCTTTTGTACATGTTGATGTAAATGGTGTAGTTTATGAAGTTTTTATATCATTGCAAACTTTTTCTGCCATAGGAAATGATGAAGTAAAGCTCTATACATCACATATAATAAGAGAAGATGCACAGCTGCTTTATGGATTTTTAGAGATAAGTGAAAAAAAGCTTTTTGAGAGACTTATCAAGATAAACGGAGTAGGTCCGAAAGTTGCAATGGCAATTTGTTCAACCTATACGCCGGCTCAATTTGCAGTTGTTATAAACAATAAAGATATGAACGGTGTAAAAAAAGTTCCCGGTATCGGGCCTAAAAGTGCAGGGCGGATTTTGGTTGAACTGAGCGGATTTGATGTTGAGCTTGTTTCATCACAAAATGAAGAGGTGAGTCAAGCCTTTAGCCAGGCTTCTGAAGCGCTTGAGTCACTGGGATTTAAAAAAGACAAGATATCCAAAGCACTTGCAAAATGCAGTGCAGATGATACAGCTTCACTCGTAAAAGAGGGTTTAAAGCTTTTACAAACAATTTAA
- a CDS encoding GtrA family protein produces the protein MIAIRYTLFALLSTALNIAFQYISFLIYEGFLSLYIAMFVGTAAGLISKYILDKKYIFFHIPKSKKDDGKKFFLYSLMGVFTTFIFWGFEIGFDTIFENENAKYLGAIIGLSIGYIVKYYLDKRFVFKD, from the coding sequence ATGATTGCCATCAGATACACGCTCTTTGCACTTCTCTCAACTGCGCTCAATATAGCGTTTCAATACATAAGCTTTCTGATTTATGAGGGATTTTTATCACTCTATATAGCAATGTTTGTCGGAACGGCTGCAGGCCTGATATCAAAATATATTTTAGATAAAAAATATATCTTTTTTCATATTCCAAAGAGTAAAAAGGATGATGGCAAAAAATTTTTTCTCTACTCACTTATGGGAGTTTTTACGACATTTATCTTTTGGGGCTTTGAGATTGGATTTGACACAATATTTGAAAATGAAAATGCAAAATACTTAGGCGCTATTATTGGACTTAGTATAGGATATATAGTAAAATACTATCTTGATAAAAGATTTGTCTTTAAGGATTAG
- a CDS encoding class I SAM-dependent methyltransferase encodes MTIKQLEELLQESVKDKTEEFKRLFHGRGALYDEWKHLTIDSIDTVLSVALYFEDAKEDKLIEMLQKFISYSGHKIIVLQRRYIKGAPSEVIAGELEENLFAVENGMKLKLNLTSNQNSLYFADMKNGRTFVRENAKNKNILNLFSYTCAFSVAAKLGGAKSVSNIDMSKSALSIGRKNHYLNDIDTKGVSFLPYNILKSFSRIKKKGPFDLIIIDPPSYQKGSFDAKKDYQKIIKKLPDIASQECILLASLNAPDLDSNFLIKLIDEFAPEFKFVKRLENLKEFASQDEERSLKNLVFKRQNS; translated from the coding sequence ATGACAATCAAACAATTAGAAGAACTACTGCAAGAGAGTGTAAAAGATAAAACAGAGGAGTTTAAAAGGCTTTTTCACGGTCGCGGAGCTCTTTATGATGAATGGAAGCATCTAACAATCGACTCAATAGATACTGTTTTAAGTGTGGCTCTCTACTTTGAAGATGCAAAGGAGGATAAGCTTATAGAGATGCTGCAAAAATTTATATCCTACTCAGGACATAAGATCATTGTGCTTCAAAGACGCTATATAAAGGGTGCTCCAAGCGAAGTTATTGCCGGTGAGCTTGAAGAAAATCTCTTTGCAGTTGAAAACGGCATGAAATTAAAACTTAACCTTACTTCAAACCAAAACAGCCTCTACTTTGCAGATATGAAAAACGGTAGAACATTTGTTAGAGAAAACGCTAAAAATAAAAATATACTCAATCTCTTCTCCTACACATGCGCCTTTAGTGTTGCTGCAAAACTCGGCGGTGCAAAAAGCGTCTCAAATATTGATATGAGCAAAAGCGCACTCTCAATAGGACGAAAAAACCATTATCTTAACGATATAGATACAAAAGGTGTCAGTTTTTTGCCATACAATATACTTAAATCATTTTCCAGAATAAAGAAAAAAGGACCTTTTGATCTCATAATTATAGATCCGCCAAGTTATCAAAAAGGGAGTTTTGATGCCAAAAAAGATTATCAAAAAATCATAAAAAAACTACCCGATATCGCATCACAAGAGTGTATACTTCTGGCATCTTTAAACGCACCTGATTTGGATTCAAATTTTTTGATTAAGCTGATAGATGAGTTTGCACCCGAATTTAAGTTTGTTAAACGGCTTGAAAACCTAAAAGAGTTTGCAAGCCAAGATGAAGAGAGAAGCCTTAAAAACTTAGTTTTTAAAAGGCAAAACTCTTAA
- a CDS encoding NAD(P)/FAD-dependent oxidoreductase — MNKKVVIIGGGYGGLRAIEHLAMRADIDVTLIDKHHYHYLQTEAYGYIAGRFDLHDVVIDLQDWCSGFKKKVAFVNESALCVDFESQKVKICSGEIAYDYLIIATGAKTNFFSFIEGLREHSFGVKNLHRAHNFRVEFENLIYKKLQNEDDAQEINLAIGGAGLSGVEVAAEMANVVAVYKKTLGSRVNSIKIHLIDASKTILPGMSDFLIKSTHKRLESLGVNILTDAFIQKMDDTTIYFKNANPLQYHFMIFTGGIKASEFNETIDTQKNKISQFIPNEMLNIGGKKNVFAIGDCVEIRDAEQNILPPTAQTAERSAEYVADSIHKKIDKQPLKPFDAKVLGVFIALGGRWASGELFGFIKVKGYSAYLLKKAITYAYYIGLRLRINTGYKNRIKNP; from the coding sequence TTGAATAAAAAAGTAGTAATTATCGGCGGCGGATATGGCGGACTTCGCGCTATAGAGCATTTGGCTATGCGAGCAGATATAGATGTGACACTTATAGACAAACATCATTATCACTATCTTCAAACGGAGGCGTATGGCTATATTGCCGGTAGATTTGATCTTCATGATGTAGTTATTGATTTGCAAGATTGGTGTAGCGGATTTAAGAAAAAAGTTGCTTTTGTAAATGAGAGTGCTCTTTGTGTTGATTTTGAGTCTCAAAAAGTAAAAATTTGCAGCGGTGAGATAGCATATGATTACCTTATTATCGCAACAGGAGCAAAAACAAATTTTTTCTCTTTTATAGAGGGTCTTAGAGAACATAGTTTTGGCGTAAAAAATCTTCACAGAGCTCATAATTTTAGAGTAGAATTTGAAAATCTGATCTATAAAAAACTTCAAAATGAGGATGATGCGCAAGAGATAAATTTGGCCATTGGAGGTGCGGGACTTAGTGGTGTTGAGGTGGCTGCAGAGATGGCAAATGTAGTTGCTGTTTATAAAAAAACACTTGGAAGCAGAGTAAACAGCATAAAAATTCATCTTATAGATGCAAGCAAGACAATCTTGCCGGGAATGAGCGATTTTTTGATAAAAAGTACACATAAGCGGCTTGAATCTCTTGGAGTCAATATTCTTACCGACGCTTTTATACAAAAAATGGATGATACAACTATCTATTTTAAAAACGCTAATCCACTTCAATATCATTTTATGATTTTTACAGGTGGAATTAAAGCATCAGAATTTAATGAAACAATAGATACGCAAAAAAATAAAATCTCTCAGTTTATTCCAAATGAGATGTTAAATATCGGCGGCAAAAAGAATGTATTTGCTATAGGAGATTGTGTTGAAATCAGAGATGCAGAACAAAATATACTGCCTCCAACAGCTCAAACTGCCGAGAGAAGCGCAGAGTATGTGGCAGACTCTATCCATAAAAAAATAGATAAACAACCTTTAAAACCTTTTGATGCAAAAGTGTTGGGTGTGTTTATAGCACTTGGCGGACGCTGGGCAAGCGGAGAGCTTTTTGGTTTTATAAAAGTAAAAGGATATAGTGCATACCTGCTTAAAAAAGCAATAACATACGCTTACTATATCGGACTTCGTCTTCGTATAAATACAGGCTATAAAAACAGGATAAAAAATCCTTAG